In the Ferribacterium limneticum genome, CCGTTGTCTCGCGTACCGGACCGGGGCCACCGCAGGCGGCAAGCAGCAAGGCCAGACTCAGGGGGGCGATCAGGCGAATCATTTCTTGACCAGCATCCGGTGGGTATGGATCGACATCAGCATGCCGATGCCGAGAAATAGCGTGACCAGCGCTGTGCCGCCATAGCTCATGAAGGGCAGCGGGACGCCGACGACGGGCAGAATGCCGCTGACCATGCCCATGTTGATGAAGGCGTAGGTGAAAAAGCCAAGGGTAATCGCCCCGGCGAGGAGACGGGAAAACAGCGTTGGGGCGGCCGAGGCAATCATCAGGCCGCGCCCGATCAGCAAGGTGTACAGAAAGACGAGCAGTGCATTGCCGAGCAAACCCCATTCTTCGGAATAGACGGCGAAGATGAAGTCGGTATGCTTTTCCGGGATGAATTCGAGGTGAGTCTGCGTTCCGTTCAGGTAGCCCTTGCCAAAGGCGCCACCGGAGCCGATGGCGATGATTGACTGGATGATGTGGTAACCCGAGCCGAGCGGATCAGTAGTCGGGTCGATCAGCGTGAGGATGCGCTTTTGCTGGTAGTCGTGCAGCATGTTCCACAGGAACGGGGCGGCCGAGGCTCCCGCGGCGACCAGTCCGATGATCACCTTCCACGGCAGGCCGGCGAAAAAGATGACATAAAAGCCGACGGCGCCGACCAGTAGTGCCGTACCCAGGTCGGGCTGCTTGGCGATCAGCGCGAACGGGATGATCAATAGAGCGCAGGCAATCAGGTAATGCTTCATCTTCAGCACGGCTTCGTATTTCTGGAAATACCAGGCGAGCATCAGCGGCATGGCAATCTTCATGATTTCGGAAGGTTGAATCCGCGTGAAACCGAGCGAAAGCCAGCGCTTCGCCCCATTGACCTTGATCCCGAACAGAAAGACGCAGACCA is a window encoding:
- the rodA gene encoding rod shape-determining protein RodA, with protein sequence MIDIVGTLRRSWQQLIAHIDFPLFFITLAIMGVGLATVNSATWDSNHRMLSQAGNMGIAMIVMWFVSRLPPQKLMNFAIPLYVIALILLVCVFLFGIKVNGAKRWLSLGFTRIQPSEIMKIAMPLMLAWYFQKYEAVLKMKHYLIACALLIIPFALIAKQPDLGTALLVGAVGFYVIFFAGLPWKVIIGLVAAGASAAPFLWNMLHDYQQKRILTLIDPTTDPLGSGYHIIQSIIAIGSGGAFGKGYLNGTQTHLEFIPEKHTDFIFAVYSEEWGLLGNALLVFLYTLLIGRGLMIASAAPTLFSRLLAGAITLGFFTYAFINMGMVSGILPVVGVPLPFMSYGGTALVTLFLGIGMLMSIHTHRMLVKK